Genomic DNA from Candidatus Zixiibacteriota bacterium:
CTACCCCTCCCATTTCGGCGGCAAACAGCGCACCTCGTGATCGCTGCGGAAACCCAGATAATAATCCGCCTGCATCAGCTTGTGAATCTCGCGCGTGCCTTCGTAAATCGCCGCGCCCTTGGAGTTGCGGAAGAACCGTTCCACCGGATACTCATCTGAGAAGCCGTACGCCCCGTGTATCTGCACCGCATTGTAGGCCGCCTTCTCCGCCTGATCGGTGCAAAACCACTTGGCCAGCGAGGTTTCGCGCGTCGAACGAATCCCCTTGTTGCGCAGCCAGCCGACCTTCATCCACAGATATTGACCCGCCTCGTAACCGTAGATCATCTCGGCGAACATCTCCTTCACCAGTTGGTGCGCCGCAATCGGCTGCTGAAATGTCCTGCGCGTGAGCGCATAATCCTTGCAGGCATCCAGGCACGACTTGATCAACCCCGTCGATCCTGCTGCCACCGTGTAACGCCCGCCGTCAAGGCACGACATGGCAATCTTGAACCCCTCGCCCTCGAAGCCGAGCAGATTCTCCGCCGGCACTTCGACATCTTGCAGCGCGATCCAGCCCGTCTTGCCCGCGCGCACACCCAGTTTGCCCGCGATCGAACCGGTCGTTACGCCCTTGAAACTGCGCTCGACAATAAACGCCGACAGCCCCGTGTGATCGCGCTTTTTCTGCTTGTCGGTGTCGGTCCAGGCAAAGATCAAAAACATGTCGGCGACTTCCGACAACGATATCCACATCTTCTCGCCGTTG
This window encodes:
- a CDS encoding acyl-CoA dehydrogenase family protein gives rise to the protein MIDFELTDDHRSAQQMARDVAHKYLKPHIAELDRAGKNDPEFIKRLKDAELLGVCIPQKYGGMGLDYISLGLVCEEMEYIDTSARVIFSVHIGLNSLTLLTWGNEMQKEKYLIPQAKGEKIGTFGLTEPAAGSDAVGILTTAKKVGNKYILNGEKMWISLSEVADMFLIFAWTDTDKQKKRDHTGLSAFIVERSFKGVTTGSIAGKLGVRAGKTGWIALQDVEVPAENLLGFEGEGFKIAMSCLDGGRYTVAAGSTGLIKSCLDACKDYALTRRTFQQPIAAHQLVKEMFAEMIYGYEAGQYLWMKVGWLRNKGIRSTRETSLAKWFCTDQAEKAAYNAVQIHGAYGFSDEYPVERFFRNSKGAAIYEGTREIHKLMQADYYLGFRSDHEVRCLPPKWEG